The Bacteriovorax sp. PP10 nucleotide sequence TGGCGATCCTAATATCCAAAAAGAACTTGCCTCAATTACTAGTGAGCGAAATGAAATTCGTGAACGTTTAAAAGAATACGCAATTATCGAAGAAGATCTTGCTAACTTAAAACGCCTTCAACAAGAAAATGATCAATTAAAAGCGGAACTCGCTAATCTTAAAAAAGGTGCACCTCCAGTTGTAGCGGCGGCGGCACCAGTAGCTCCACCTCCAGTTGAAGAAGAGGAAGACTTAGAAGCAATGATGGCCCAGGCAATTGCTGATAGTAAGCCAGCGGCCCCAGCTCCAGCAGCTAAAGCTCCACAAGTTTTAGATGTCGCAGGTGATGATGCTCCAGCTGAAGAAGTTGAACAAAAATCTGCAGAAGAACTTCTGTCTGAATTTGAAAAGATGTTAGGTTAAAAATTAGGAGATCTATAATGAAACACGCAACTCGTTTTCTACTTCTCTTAGCTTTTACAATTTCTGCTCATGCTCAGGCGGCCATCAACAACTCTGAAGTGAAGTCGGCACTACTTAATAAGTATATGGTCAACTACACAGATAAAGCTCAGATCGCGATGCTTAAAACTGAAACTCTTAAGCAGGGCGGACAATCGGTTGAAGCGCTTATCGAAGTTATGAAGAATGGAAAATACCCTGATAAAAACCGTTGGATGGCGACATTCCTTCTAGGTCAGATTATGGGGGAGAAATCAGCACCATTCCTTTCAAAGTTCCTTCATCACCCTCACTGGGTTATGAGAATGGCGAGTCTTAAGACGATGCTGGCCTTGAAACAAAAAAATTACGGACATCAGTATGCGACTCTATTAAAAGATGATTCGTTTATTGTCCGCTCTCAAGCACTAGATAACATCAGAACATTAAAGACAGCTGAAGCCGCTCCACAAGTCTGGGCAATGCTTTACGATAAAAAGAATTACTACCAGCCGACAATGAATGGAAAACCGCTAAAGGCAAAACGTTCAAACATTATTAAGAACGTGATCCTGACAATTGGTGACCTGAAGTTTGAAAAGGCGAGACTACCGTTAATTAAAATGATCCAAAAAGACCGCTACAACGATATCTTCGCTGAAATGGATACGAGCTTATCAAAGATTACTGGTTTAACTTCTCCAAAAGGTGAGCAAGGTAAAAAGAGAATCTTCTGGCAACGTATGGCACTGAATACAACGATTCAGTAATTTAAACTTCAGACTATAA carries:
- a CDS encoding HEAT repeat domain-containing protein codes for the protein MKHATRFLLLLAFTISAHAQAAINNSEVKSALLNKYMVNYTDKAQIAMLKTETLKQGGQSVEALIEVMKNGKYPDKNRWMATFLLGQIMGEKSAPFLSKFLHHPHWVMRMASLKTMLALKQKNYGHQYATLLKDDSFIVRSQALDNIRTLKTAEAAPQVWAMLYDKKNYYQPTMNGKPLKAKRSNIIKNVILTIGDLKFEKARLPLIKMIQKDRYNDIFAEMDTSLSKITGLTSPKGEQGKKRIFWQRMALNTTIQ